A stretch of the Deltaproteobacteria bacterium genome encodes the following:
- a CDS encoding acyl-CoA carboxylase subunit beta, with protein sequence MTHPSAVELLQAKGAEAAQGGGEARVAKQHAAGKLTARERIEQLCDTGSFVECDRFATHRCGDFGLEAQKVLGDGVVTGSGRIDGRIVYLFAQDFTVFGGSLGEAHAKKICKVMDLAVQNGAPLIGLNDSGGARIQEGVAALGGYAEIFYRNVQASGVIPQISVILGPCAGGAVYSPAMTDFTIMVEQTAHMFITGPDVIKTVTHEAVDKESLGGAHTHMTKSGVAHLSAPNDAAALQLVRTLLSYLPANNLDDPPNRTAASAPDAPLLALDTFIPEDPTKPYDMKQLITQTVDDSEFFEIHAEYAMNLIVGFARYGGRVVGVVANQPRVLAGCLDIDASVKGARFIRCCDAFNIPLVTFVDVPGFLPGTTQEFGGIIRHGAKLLYAYCEATVPKITIITRKAYGGAYDVMSSKHIRGDVNLAYPTAEIAVMGPDGAVNIIFREELKQAKDGTKRHAELVAQYRATFANPYEAAKLGYIDDVIMPSATRIRILHALELLANKRTQRPARKHGNIPL encoded by the coding sequence ATGACGCACCCATCCGCAGTGGAGTTGTTGCAGGCAAAGGGCGCGGAAGCGGCGCAAGGAGGCGGCGAGGCCCGCGTGGCGAAACAGCATGCGGCGGGGAAACTCACTGCGCGCGAGCGGATCGAACAGCTCTGCGACACCGGCAGTTTTGTCGAATGCGATCGTTTCGCCACGCATCGCTGTGGCGACTTCGGATTAGAGGCCCAAAAAGTTCTCGGCGACGGCGTCGTGACCGGCTCCGGCCGAATCGACGGACGGATCGTGTATCTCTTTGCCCAAGACTTCACGGTGTTCGGCGGTTCGTTAGGCGAAGCGCACGCCAAGAAAATCTGCAAGGTGATGGATCTCGCGGTGCAAAACGGCGCGCCGCTGATCGGACTGAACGATTCCGGCGGCGCACGCATCCAGGAAGGCGTAGCCGCGCTCGGCGGCTATGCCGAAATTTTCTACCGCAACGTGCAGGCCTCGGGCGTAATCCCACAAATTTCCGTGATCCTGGGACCGTGCGCCGGCGGCGCGGTCTACTCCCCCGCGATGACCGACTTCACCATTATGGTGGAACAGACCGCGCATATGTTCATCACCGGCCCGGACGTCATCAAGACCGTCACCCACGAAGCCGTCGACAAAGAAAGTCTCGGCGGCGCGCACACCCACATGACCAAGAGCGGCGTGGCGCATTTGAGCGCCCCGAACGACGCAGCCGCGTTGCAACTTGTCCGCACGCTGCTCAGTTATCTCCCCGCGAATAATCTGGATGACCCGCCGAACCGCACCGCTGCGTCTGCGCCCGACGCCCCGTTGCTCGCACTCGACACGTTCATTCCGGAAGATCCGACCAAGCCGTACGACATGAAACAATTAATCACGCAGACCGTGGATGACAGCGAATTTTTCGAGATCCACGCCGAATATGCCATGAACTTGATTGTCGGTTTTGCGCGCTACGGCGGCCGCGTCGTCGGCGTCGTCGCTAATCAACCGCGCGTGCTGGCCGGATGTCTCGACATCGACGCTTCGGTCAAAGGCGCACGCTTCATTCGGTGTTGCGACGCGTTCAACATCCCGCTCGTCACCTTCGTGGACGTCCCCGGATTTCTCCCCGGCACGACGCAAGAATTCGGCGGTATCATCCGCCACGGCGCCAAACTCCTCTATGCCTATTGCGAGGCTACGGTGCCGAAGATTACCATCATCACGCGCAAGGCCTACGGCGGCGCGTACGACGTGATGAGTTCGAAACATATTCGCGGCGATGTGAATCTCGCGTATCCCACGGCCGAGATCGCCGTGATGGGCCCCGACGGCGCGGTGAATATTATTTTTCGCGAAGAGCTGAAACAGGCGAAAGACGGCACAAAACGGCACGCCGAACTCGTAGCGCAGTATCGCGCCACATTTGCAAATCCATACGAGGCCGCAAAGCTCGGCTACATCGACGACGTGATCATGCCGTCCGCCACGCGGATCCGCATCCTGCATGCGCTGGAACTGTTGGCCAATAAACGGACACAGCGCCCCGCCCGCAAACACGGAAATATTCCACTATGA
- a CDS encoding acetyl-CoA carboxylase biotin carboxylase subunit, which translates to MKRTPPLRRPLRRLLIANRGEIAVRIIRACHELGITAVAVYSDVDRDALHVQLADEAYPLGPAAPRESYLCQEKILGVAQRAHVDAVHPGYGFFAENADFAAAVETAGCCWVGPAPHVIRTLGAKTAARQLAQQAHVPIVPGTTTPLRTAAEAATAAATIGYPVLLKATAGGGGKGMRTVANTDDLARAFALAQGEASSAFGNGDLYVEKLIVAPHHVEVQILADHNGHVVHLGERECSVQRRHQKVIEETPSPFLTPATRAAMTTAAVRLAQVAGYTNAGTVEFLVDAEQHFYFLEVNTRLQVEHPITELVTGLDLVQLQLRIAAGDALPFTQADIVARGHALECRICAEDPAHHFAPSPGTIAGLREPAGPGVRWESGVAAGYTIPMEYDPLLGKLCTWAATRDAAIARMQRALHELQVHGTTTNTGMLTAILRHPDFRAGQYATDFLTRYGDALLAATSVAAPEDVWLAAGIAGALAIASTDDQRPAKSRWRTTARQEGVQRGPVV; encoded by the coding sequence ATGAAACGTACGCCGCCACTGCGCCGCCCACTCCGCCGCCTGCTGATCGCCAATCGCGGCGAGATCGCGGTGCGGATTATTCGGGCATGCCATGAACTGGGCATTACGGCCGTTGCGGTCTATTCAGACGTCGACCGCGATGCGTTGCACGTCCAACTGGCGGACGAGGCGTATCCGCTAGGACCCGCCGCGCCGCGGGAGAGTTATCTCTGTCAGGAAAAAATCTTGGGCGTGGCACAACGCGCACATGTGGACGCAGTGCATCCTGGCTACGGCTTCTTTGCGGAGAACGCCGATTTTGCGGCTGCCGTGGAGACCGCGGGATGCTGTTGGGTCGGACCGGCGCCGCACGTCATTCGCACGCTCGGCGCCAAGACCGCAGCGCGCCAATTGGCACAGCAAGCGCACGTCCCGATTGTCCCCGGTACCACGACGCCGCTTCGAACCGCCGCCGAAGCCGCAACAGCGGCCGCAACGATCGGCTATCCGGTCCTGCTCAAGGCCACTGCGGGCGGCGGCGGCAAAGGGATGCGGACCGTCGCGAACACCGATGACTTGGCGCGCGCATTTGCACTCGCCCAAGGCGAGGCGTCGAGCGCGTTTGGAAACGGAGATCTCTACGTCGAAAAACTGATCGTGGCGCCACATCACGTCGAGGTGCAGATCCTGGCCGATCACAATGGTCATGTGGTGCACCTCGGCGAGCGGGAGTGTTCAGTGCAACGGCGGCACCAAAAAGTGATCGAAGAAACGCCGTCGCCGTTCCTGACACCCGCGACCCGCGCCGCCATGACCACAGCAGCCGTGCGATTGGCGCAAGTCGCCGGCTACACCAACGCGGGCACCGTCGAATTTCTAGTCGACGCAGAACAACACTTTTATTTCCTGGAAGTGAACACGCGGCTGCAAGTCGAACATCCGATCACGGAACTCGTGACTGGACTCGACCTCGTGCAACTCCAACTGCGGATCGCGGCGGGCGACGCCTTGCCGTTCACGCAAGCCGATATCGTCGCACGCGGCCATGCACTGGAATGCCGCATCTGCGCCGAGGATCCGGCGCACCACTTCGCCCCCTCGCCAGGCACGATCGCGGGGCTCCGCGAACCGGCAGGGCCTGGCGTACGGTGGGAAAGCGGCGTCGCGGCCGGATACACGATCCCGATGGAATACGATCCGCTGTTGGGCAAGCTCTGCACATGGGCGGCGACTCGCGACGCAGCGATCGCGCGGATGCAACGCGCACTCCACGAACTGCAAGTGCACGGGACCACTACGAACACCGGCATGTTGACCGCCATCTTACGCCATCCGGACTTCCGCGCCGGACAGTATGCAACTGACTTTTTGACACGATACGGCGACGCGCTGCTGGCCGCAACATCCGTTGCAGCACCGGAGGACGTCTGGCTGGCCGCCGGGATCGCCGGCGCACTGGCGATTGCCTCAACCGATGACCAACGCCCGGCAAAATCTCGTTGGCGCACCACCGCCCGTCAGGAAGGAGTGCAACGTGGCCCAGTGGTTTAA